A part of Cannabis sativa cultivar Pink pepper isolate KNU-18-1 chromosome 6, ASM2916894v1, whole genome shotgun sequence genomic DNA contains:
- the LOC115724869 gene encoding transcription factor MYB102, whose protein sequence is MGKITCCEKNGLKKGPWTPEEDQALIDHIKRNGHGRWRTLPKNAGLKRCGKSCRLRWTNYLRPDIKRGRFSFEEEETIIQLHSVLGNKWSAIAARLPGRTDNEIKNYWNTHIRKRLLKMGIDPVTHTPRLDLLELSSLLNSTLYNSHLSYLINNYNNNHNNNNNLLGNMGPPLVNNENLLSLASALLSSSNQQNIVPQNIVQNQNQIYDNNDDHSQYCGQLPFLSETPFMQSKMEQFPQRTIHDDQSQQNHDLYHISNQGLATGVESSTITTTVAPMELIDHSGYISARSSSSSTTLLILNSSPVKSQRPGLDYSGTGNNGIGQITTHMNMMIPNNNINNTMSTFGRSSLLSTPSSSSSVPVNTYNNLNSGSTTTTTTTTTTTQEDERDSFCSNFLMYHDIANAFNGNELIM, encoded by the exons ATGGGAAAAATAACATGTTGTGAAAAAAATGGACTGAAAAAGGGTCCATGGACACCAGAAGAAGATCAGGCTTTGATTGATCACATTAAAAGGAATGGCCATGGTAGATGGAGAACCCTTCCCAAAAATGCAg GACTGAAAAGATGTGGAAAGAGTTGTCGACTTCGGTGGACTAACTATTTGAGACCAGACATTAAGCGAGGAAGGTTCtcatttgaagaagaagagaccaTAATTCAATTACACAGTGTCTTGGGAAACAA GTGGTCTGCAATTGCAGCTCGATTGCCTGGAAGAACTGACAATGAAATAAAGAATTATTGGAATACTCACATCAGAAAGAGGCTACTGAAGATGGGAATTGATCCAGTGACTCACACCCCACGCCTTGATCTTCTGGAGCTGTCTTCACTCCTCAACTCAACACTCTACAACTCTCACCTCAGttacttaattaataattataataataatcataacaacaacaataatctgCTTGGAAACATGGGACCACCTCTTGTGAATAACGAAAACTTGCTTAGCTTGGCCTCAGCTCTCTTATCATCATCTAACCAGCAAAATATTGTGCCACAAAACATTGTTCAAAACCAAAACCAAATCTATGATAATAATGATGATCATTCTCAATATTGTGGTCAGCTCCCATTTCTAAGCGAAACCCCATTCATGCAATCCAAAATGGAGCAATTCCCTCAAAGAACTATTCATGATGATCAATCTCAACAAAACCATGATTTATATCATATTTCAAATCAGGGTCTAGCCACAGGTGTAGAGAGTTCTACTATTACCACTACTGTTGCTCCTATGGAATTGATTGATCATAGCGGATATATTTCAGCTCGATCTTCGTCCTCTTCCACAACATTATTGATTCTAAACTCTTCGCCGGTAAAAAGCCAACGGCCGGGACTTGATTATTCCGGCACCGGTAATAATGGTATTGGTCAGATCACTACTCATATGAATATGATGATACCaaacaataatattaataatacaaTGAGTACTTTTGGTAGATCATCACTTCTGTCAACGCCTTCGTCGTCAAGTTCAGTACCAGTGAAtacttataataatttgaatagTGGAAGcactacaacaacaacaacaactactactactactcagGAAGATGAGAGGGATAGTTTCTGTAGCAATTTCTTGATGTATCATGATATAGCGAATGCCTTTAATGGCAACGAACTTATTATGTAG